One window from the genome of Nicotiana sylvestris chromosome 9, ASM39365v2, whole genome shotgun sequence encodes:
- the LOC138878057 gene encoding uncharacterized mitochondrial protein AtMg00820-like yields the protein MLEEVKFIEKSGTWEMVELSEGKNSIVLKWVFKTKFIADGSLKKHKTRLVSKGYEQQYGVDFEETFSSVARFETVRLVLALAAQLQWLVYQFVVKSAFLN from the coding sequence ATGTTAGAAGAGGTGAAATTTATCGAAAAGAGTGGCACATGGGAGATGGTGGAATTATCGGAAGGCAAAAACTCAATTGTTTTGAAGTGGGTGTTCAAGACAAAGTTCATTGCAGATGGGAGCCTAAAGAAGCACAAAACTCGTCTTGTGTCAAAAGGCTATGAACAACAATATGGTGTTGATTTTGAAGAAACATTTTCTTCAGTAGCTCGATTTGAAACAGTGAGACTTGTTCTAGCACTGGCTGCCCAGTTGCAATGGCTAGTTTATCAATTTGTTGTCAAGTCGGCATTTCTAAATTGA